One stretch of Lacrimispora sphenoides DNA includes these proteins:
- the spoIIR gene encoding stage II sporulation protein R, translated as MKQRHDLFLCITCLLIAFLLTVSDGRQKDEALAARIAPEILRFHVLANSDSTEDQTLKLKVRTMLLNSIYEDLGENASLEETKDFVLTHTDSLERKAEHYMKKLGYNYPAHMELTNCYFPTKTYGDMVFPCGNYEAVRVKIGEGKGRNWWCVLYPPLCFTDSSYAVVPDASKAILKSSMDESDYQIISREAPKIHIRFKLVDLLSKKAEPTVQKPLQSR; from the coding sequence ATGAAACAGAGACACGATTTATTTTTATGTATTACCTGTCTTCTTATCGCATTTTTGCTTACCGTTTCAGACGGAAGGCAAAAGGATGAAGCACTGGCTGCACGGATCGCTCCGGAAATCCTGCGTTTTCACGTATTAGCAAACAGCGACAGCACAGAAGACCAAACCCTCAAATTAAAAGTTCGCACCATGCTGCTCAATTCAATCTATGAGGACCTTGGAGAAAATGCATCCCTTGAGGAAACAAAAGACTTTGTTCTCACACACACAGACAGCCTGGAAAGAAAAGCGGAACACTACATGAAAAAACTGGGATATAATTATCCCGCACATATGGAACTGACCAATTGTTACTTTCCCACCAAAACCTATGGAGACATGGTATTTCCCTGCGGCAATTATGAGGCCGTCCGGGTAAAAATAGGCGAAGGAAAAGGACGCAACTGGTGGTGCGTCCTTTATCCTCCGCTATGTTTCACAGATTCTTCGTATGCGGTTGTACCGGATGCTTCCAAAGCAATATTAAAAAGTTCCATGGATGAATCTGATTATCAGATAATCAGCCGGGAAGCTCCAAAGATCCATATCCGTTTCAAGCTGGTTGATCTGCTTTCCAAGAAAGCGGAGCCTACTGTTCAGAAGCCGTTACAATCCCGTTAA
- a CDS encoding TolC family protein gives MRKKGYLSACMAVTLTLTAALPVYGAAGPGSTGTAIPDGMTEETWNRLNDQTIEFDELSNLVKYFNPDVQNIADSAGNELSNQQYVYDEMRQYIRDLNDDAQAMKDSGATGSDEGMMVYLALKGTAKGLSSNAEKLNNGLKRIDLGVKKNVDRYSKTFSSAADQIMIGYNSALANRAMVQKALDLSISGYEAQSISLKQGLATEADVLAANKGVLAAQAALDQLDNTIDGLKRSLCLMTGYPTDGSVQIGEIPQLDLSVIGALDLTADTAKAIGNNYDLIDSRHGASNQTTTGIKNKDASISEAEQNLTVTMQSYYQEILQSKSAYDASSTAYEKAVLEKQKADRSYQLGMLSKINYLQAQMAFSQAEGEKQTAYNTLYQAYSTYQWAVNGIVTASEQ, from the coding sequence ATGAGAAAGAAAGGCTATTTATCTGCCTGTATGGCAGTGACCCTCACGCTCACCGCTGCCCTGCCGGTTTATGGGGCAGCAGGACCCGGTAGTACGGGAACTGCCATTCCTGACGGGATGACAGAGGAAACTTGGAACAGGCTTAACGATCAGACCATAGAATTTGATGAGCTTTCCAATTTAGTGAAGTATTTTAATCCTGATGTTCAGAACATAGCCGATTCGGCTGGAAATGAGTTAAGCAACCAGCAGTATGTCTATGACGAAATGAGACAGTATATCCGCGATCTCAATGATGATGCCCAGGCGATGAAAGATTCAGGGGCCACAGGCAGCGATGAAGGGATGATGGTATACTTGGCCTTAAAAGGCACGGCAAAGGGCCTGAGCAGTAATGCGGAGAAACTGAATAACGGACTCAAACGAATTGACTTGGGAGTCAAGAAAAATGTTGACCGCTATTCAAAGACCTTCTCTTCTGCCGCAGATCAGATCATGATTGGCTATAACAGCGCCCTGGCCAATCGGGCCATGGTTCAAAAGGCACTGGATTTAAGTATATCAGGCTATGAAGCCCAGTCAATAAGCCTTAAACAGGGCTTGGCGACGGAAGCAGATGTGCTGGCAGCCAATAAAGGGGTCCTGGCAGCACAGGCCGCTCTTGACCAGCTTGACAACACCATCGACGGTTTGAAGCGATCTCTTTGCCTGATGACCGGCTATCCGACGGATGGATCAGTTCAGATTGGAGAGATCCCCCAACTGGACCTTTCCGTTATCGGGGCACTGGACCTGACAGCGGATACAGCAAAGGCGATCGGAAATAATTACGATCTGATTGATAGCCGTCACGGAGCTTCTAACCAGACCACTACCGGTATAAAGAACAAGGATGCCAGTATTTCAGAGGCTGAGCAGAACCTTACGGTTACCATGCAGTCCTATTACCAGGAGATCCTTCAGTCTAAATCCGCCTATGACGCCTCCTCCACCGCCTATGAAAAGGCAGTTCTGGAAAAGCAGAAGGCTGACCGCTCCTATCAGCTGGGCATGCTGAGCAAGATAAACTATTTGCAGGCCCAGATGGCATTTTCACAGGCAGAGGGAGAAAAGCAAACCGCTTATAACACCTTATATCAGGCCTATAGTACCTACCAGTGGGCGGTTAACGGGATTGTAACGGCTTCTGAACAGTAG
- a CDS encoding TolC family protein, which translates to MRKWKQISAFCLAAALTVSGPAATAWAGSPEFARTPEEWAKLRDNVMEYDELAGLIREYNVTVQKNQLDINDKKKDDRITSDQNAQYYRDAANDYRNMITGDDPVSDASGAASANRAEVMADNNVEDLQVYQLTYEQEEANLVATAQSSMIAYFQQRYELETAKSSLEFLEAAYQSALVRQSAGMATQTDVLGALESIQSTQASIDKLTSSVEETRQKLCVMLGWKYNDTPDILEIPAVNMERIAAMNPDTDKESALGNSYTLKINKRKLENAVGDITKQTLNRTISNNEQNIGSDLTKRYRAVLQAKAAYDQAGAEFALESKNMDTAQRKYDLGALSKLDYLKQKNAYDTKNFAIKTAELGLFQAVQNYDNALNGLASAGGL; encoded by the coding sequence ATGAGAAAATGGAAACAGATCAGTGCATTTTGCCTTGCGGCAGCGCTTACTGTCTCCGGACCGGCGGCCACAGCTTGGGCCGGAAGCCCGGAGTTTGCAAGAACCCCAGAGGAGTGGGCTAAGCTCCGTGACAATGTGATGGAATACGATGAACTGGCAGGCCTGATCCGTGAATATAATGTGACGGTCCAGAAAAACCAGCTGGATATTAATGATAAGAAAAAGGATGACCGGATTACCAGTGACCAGAATGCCCAGTATTACCGGGATGCGGCAAACGATTACAGAAACATGATTACCGGAGATGATCCGGTGTCTGATGCAAGCGGTGCGGCCAGCGCCAACCGTGCGGAAGTCATGGCAGATAACAACGTAGAGGATTTGCAGGTATATCAGCTTACCTATGAGCAGGAGGAGGCCAATCTGGTAGCAACGGCCCAGTCTTCCATGATTGCCTATTTTCAGCAGAGATATGAGCTGGAAACTGCAAAGAGCAGCTTGGAGTTTTTAGAGGCTGCGTACCAGTCTGCACTGGTAAGACAAAGTGCAGGAATGGCAACCCAGACCGATGTATTGGGTGCCTTAGAGAGTATTCAGAGCACCCAGGCTTCCATTGATAAGCTGACATCTTCCGTTGAGGAGACCAGACAGAAGCTTTGCGTTATGCTGGGCTGGAAATACAACGACACACCGGATATTTTGGAAATTCCAGCTGTGAATATGGAACGCATTGCAGCCATGAACCCGGATACAGATAAGGAATCTGCCCTGGGCAACAGCTATACCTTAAAAATCAATAAGAGGAAGCTGGAAAATGCCGTAGGGGATATTACAAAGCAGACCTTGAACCGGACGATTTCAAACAATGAGCAGAATATTGGTTCCGATTTAACAAAGCGCTACCGGGCGGTTCTTCAGGCAAAGGCAGCGTATGACCAGGCTGGAGCAGAATTTGCTCTGGAAAGCAAAAATATGGATACTGCCCAGAGGAAATATGACCTGGGAGCTTTAAGCAAACTGGATTATCTAAAGCAGAAAAATGCATATGACACGAAGAATTTCGCTATAAAGACAGCAGAGCTTGGCCTGTTCCAGGCGGTTCAAAATTATGATAATGCGTTAAACGGACTGGCTTCGGCAGGAGGTTTATAA
- a CDS encoding efflux RND transporter permease subunit, which yields MGITKSVLKRPVTTVLAILCLIVFGLSSVLSSKMELTPEMNFPMLLISSVYAGANPEDVNDLVTRPVEDAVGTLSGIKNVQSSSQENVSIVLLEYEYGTDMNKAYSDLKKKMDNVELPDDVETPSVMEFNINDMPVVTLAVKDPSQNNLYNYVNDKIVPEFEKISSVASIGVSGGQKGYVSVRLIPEKMNQYHLTMNSISQAIKAADFTYPAGSTGVGKRDLSVSTGVEVGNIESLKKIPVVAGSGKTIYMEDIADISETSEKQEAIGRYNGEDTITLSINKQQKNSAVDVSKAVLKTVETLKREYPNLDIVVVDDTSDQITSALNSVKDTMIMAVIISMIIIFLFFGDIKASLIVGSSIPVSILVSLILMAAMGFSLNVITMSSIVLGVGMMVDNSIVVMESCFRSQKGTGFREYMQAALEGTGVVLQSILGGTITTCVVFIPLALLEGLTGQLFKPLGYTIVFCMLASLLSAITIVPLCYSRFRPVEKQNSPMGGIVKAMQNGYRKIVDRLLNKRAMVMIVSVLLLIASFALATRLGFELMPNVDQGTITVSAEMKPGLKLEEADKILKKLEDIVTSEGDLKSYMVNYGGSGLSFSGGKKGTLTAYLKDDRKLSTKEVVNKWKKEMNQLADCNVTVESTSSMSQMSSSNDFEVILQSSQLDKLKSVSNQMVAELIESPQLIKVHSDLENAAPVLKVRVDPIKAAAEGVVPASVGGLLNNMLSGTKASTMEVAGQEVDIKVEYPKDSYDTLDKVEGIMVPNNYGGSVALTDIADIGYEDSPSSISRKNKQYVVTITGSFTDVVKTKKDKEAAKKDIDEKIVNKYLNDIVTRAKNSEDESMQEEFTSLFKAIATAIFLIFIVMAAQFESPKFSLMVMTTIPFSLIGSFGFLAAAGVAISMPSLLGFLMLIGTVVNSGILYVDTVNQYRSTMDKRTALIEAGATRLRPILMTTLTTVVSMVPMAMAVGKNGETMQGLALVNVGGLTASTILSLLMLPVYYSIMSGKTDKNLLPD from the coding sequence ATGGGAATCACAAAAAGCGTTTTAAAGCGGCCCGTAACCACCGTCTTAGCAATATTGTGCTTGATTGTATTTGGTTTGTCCTCTGTTTTGTCTTCTAAAATGGAGCTGACGCCGGAAATGAACTTCCCCATGCTGTTGATCAGCAGCGTTTATGCAGGAGCTAACCCGGAGGATGTAAACGACCTGGTTACCAGGCCGGTGGAAGATGCTGTCGGCACCTTGTCAGGCATTAAGAATGTTCAGTCCAGCTCCCAGGAGAATGTTTCCATCGTGCTTCTGGAGTACGAATATGGTACGGATATGAATAAGGCGTATTCGGATCTGAAAAAGAAAATGGATAATGTTGAGCTTCCAGACGACGTGGAAACTCCCAGCGTTATGGAATTCAATATCAATGATATGCCTGTGGTGACTTTGGCCGTTAAGGATCCATCTCAGAATAATCTTTATAACTATGTAAACGATAAAATCGTACCGGAATTTGAAAAGATTTCATCCGTTGCAAGCATAGGCGTAAGCGGAGGCCAGAAAGGCTATGTGAGTGTCCGTCTGATCCCGGAAAAGATGAACCAGTATCATCTTACTATGAATTCCATCAGTCAGGCCATCAAAGCGGCTGATTTTACATACCCGGCAGGAAGTACCGGAGTGGGAAAGCGTGATTTATCTGTCAGTACCGGAGTAGAAGTAGGAAACATAGAAAGCCTTAAAAAGATCCCTGTAGTGGCTGGCAGTGGAAAGACCATTTACATGGAGGACATTGCCGATATTTCGGAAACATCTGAAAAACAGGAAGCCATCGGTCGGTATAATGGGGAAGATACCATTACCTTATCCATTAATAAACAGCAGAAAAATAGTGCGGTGGATGTCTCCAAAGCCGTGTTAAAGACCGTTGAAACTTTGAAAAGAGAATATCCCAACCTGGATATTGTAGTTGTTGACGATACCAGTGACCAGATCACATCAGCTCTTAACAGTGTTAAGGATACCATGATCATGGCGGTAATTATTTCCATGATTATTATTTTCCTTTTCTTTGGAGATATCAAGGCATCTCTCATTGTAGGAAGTTCCATTCCGGTATCCATTCTGGTGTCGTTAATCTTAATGGCGGCCATGGGCTTTTCCCTGAACGTTATCACCATGAGCAGTATTGTTCTTGGTGTAGGTATGATGGTGGATAACTCAATCGTGGTTATGGAGAGCTGCTTCCGTTCCCAAAAGGGCACCGGGTTCCGGGAATACATGCAGGCAGCGCTAGAAGGAACGGGAGTTGTGCTGCAGTCCATTCTTGGAGGTACCATTACCACCTGTGTCGTATTTATCCCTCTGGCGCTTTTGGAAGGCCTTACAGGCCAGCTCTTTAAGCCGTTGGGCTATACGATTGTATTCTGTATGCTGGCGTCGCTGCTTTCAGCCATTACCATCGTTCCTCTGTGCTATAGCAGGTTCCGGCCTGTTGAGAAGCAGAATTCTCCTATGGGAGGAATCGTAAAAGCGATGCAGAACGGCTACCGAAAGATCGTGGATCGTTTGCTTAACAAGCGTGCCATGGTTATGATCGTGTCGGTTCTGCTTTTGATCGCCTCCTTTGCCCTTGCTACCAGGCTTGGATTTGAACTGATGCCCAACGTGGATCAGGGAACGATAACCGTTTCTGCAGAGATGAAGCCTGGGCTTAAGTTGGAAGAGGCGGATAAAATCCTAAAGAAGCTGGAAGATATTGTTACCAGTGAGGGTGATTTAAAGTCCTATATGGTAAACTATGGAGGGAGCGGACTAAGCTTTAGCGGAGGTAAGAAGGGAACCTTAACAGCTTACTTAAAAGATGACCGTAAACTGTCCACCAAGGAGGTTGTAAACAAGTGGAAAAAGGAGATGAACCAACTTGCCGACTGCAATGTTACCGTAGAGTCCACCTCTTCCATGAGCCAAATGAGCAGCAGTAATGATTTTGAGGTAATCCTTCAAAGCTCCCAGTTGGATAAACTGAAAAGCGTTTCAAACCAAATGGTAGCAGAGCTGATCGAAAGCCCCCAGCTCATCAAGGTCCATTCGGACCTGGAGAATGCGGCACCTGTATTAAAAGTCCGGGTTGACCCTATAAAGGCAGCGGCAGAAGGCGTTGTCCCAGCTAGTGTGGGCGGCTTATTAAACAACATGCTGAGTGGTACGAAGGCATCTACCATGGAAGTGGCAGGCCAGGAAGTTGATATTAAAGTGGAATATCCAAAAGATTCTTATGATACTCTTGATAAAGTAGAGGGTATTATGGTACCAAACAACTATGGCGGCTCTGTGGCGCTTACGGATATTGCTGATATCGGCTATGAAGACAGTCCTTCCTCAATAAGCAGGAAGAACAAACAATACGTAGTTACTATTACAGGCTCCTTTACCGATGTAGTTAAGACGAAAAAGGATAAAGAAGCGGCAAAAAAAGATATTGATGAAAAGATTGTAAATAAGTATTTGAATGATATCGTTACAAGAGCAAAGAACAGTGAGGATGAGTCTATGCAGGAAGAGTTTACCAGCCTGTTTAAAGCGATCGCTACGGCTATATTCCTGATCTTCATCGTTATGGCTGCCCAGTTTGAATCTCCAAAGTTCTCCCTGATGGTCATGACGACGATTCCTTTCAGCTTAATCGGGTCCTTTGGATTCCTGGCGGCTGCGGGAGTTGCTATCAGCATGCCATCCCTCCTTGGCTTTTTAATGCTCATTGGAACGGTGGTGAACTCCGGAATCCTTTATGTGGATACGGTCAACCAGTACCGATCAACCATGGATAAGCGCACTGCCCTGATTGAAGCAGGAGCTACCAGACTCCGTCCCATCCTCATGACAACACTCACAACGGTGGTGTCCATGGTACCTATGGCAATGGCGGTCGGAAAGAATGGTGAGACCATGCAGGGCCTTGCATTAGTAAACGTGGGCGGTTTGACGGCTTCCACCATTCTGTCACTGCTCATGCTTCCAGTATATTATTCCATTATGAGCGGTAAAACGGATAAGAATTTATTGCCGGATTAA
- a CDS encoding efflux RND transporter periplasmic adaptor subunit, translating to MTKKKIFIIAGAVVIVAAVAGLILPRALEGKKEELVAEVPPAVTVEKSEIRTIELSNELIGTIEPDSIVHVTPLGAGEITSVGVKTGDMVSAGQLLCVIDTKQVESSRITTETARITYEDAKKNFDRYSVLYAAGDVAEADYQSLVDKMEMARLQYENAKIAYKIQMESSQVTAPIAGRVESFNISVHDMVSPQTTLCVISGEGGKSLTFYVPERIVGGLKAGDSIRVEKNGTDHTAAITEVSTMIDQASGLFKVKASIPDGDTLATGTSVKLYVIAQRAENVLTVPVDSVYYEGGNPFIYTYVDGSLKKNAVTVGLADNEYTEIQSGIAADDQVVTTWTSELYEGSKVTLAGGNDNESQAEEDAAEEETGTEPSGPAQ from the coding sequence ATGACGAAGAAAAAAATATTCATCATTGCAGGAGCGGTTGTAATTGTGGCAGCCGTGGCAGGACTGATTCTTCCAAGGGCACTGGAAGGAAAAAAGGAAGAGCTTGTGGCGGAGGTACCGCCGGCTGTAACTGTAGAAAAGTCTGAAATCAGGACCATTGAGTTAAGCAATGAGCTGATCGGAACGATTGAGCCGGACAGTATTGTGCATGTTACACCTCTTGGAGCCGGAGAAATTACAAGCGTAGGAGTTAAGACCGGCGATATGGTATCCGCGGGCCAGCTTCTCTGTGTCATTGACACAAAACAGGTGGAAAGCTCCCGGATCACTACGGAAACCGCCAGAATTACTTATGAAGACGCTAAGAAAAATTTCGATCGTTATTCCGTTCTTTATGCAGCCGGCGATGTGGCGGAAGCAGATTATCAGTCTCTAGTCGATAAAATGGAGATGGCAAGGCTTCAATATGAGAATGCCAAAATTGCATATAAGATCCAGATGGAAAGCAGCCAGGTGACGGCGCCAATTGCAGGACGTGTGGAAAGTTTTAACATCAGCGTTCATGATATGGTCTCACCTCAGACCACCCTTTGCGTTATTTCAGGGGAAGGCGGGAAATCCCTGACCTTTTATGTTCCGGAGCGCATTGTAGGAGGACTGAAGGCAGGAGATTCCATAAGGGTAGAAAAGAATGGTACCGATCATACCGCGGCCATAACGGAAGTAAGCACAATGATTGATCAGGCAAGCGGCTTATTTAAGGTAAAGGCTTCCATACCCGATGGAGATACCCTGGCTACTGGGACTTCAGTAAAGCTTTACGTAATCGCCCAAAGGGCAGAGAATGTCCTGACAGTTCCGGTTGACAGCGTTTATTATGAGGGCGGGAACCCGTTCATTTATACATATGTAGATGGATCACTTAAGAAGAATGCGGTAACCGTAGGGCTGGCAGACAATGAGTATACTGAGATCCAAAGCGGTATTGCTGCCGATGATCAGGTAGTGACCACATGGACCAGTGAATTGTATGAGGGTTCTAAGGTTACTCTTGCAGGCGGGAATGATAATGAATCTCAGGCAGAAGAAGACGCGGCAGAAGAAGAAACTGGAACAGAACCTTCCGGTCCAGCACAGTAA
- a CDS encoding TetR/AcrR family transcriptional regulator has translation MPTERFYNLPAGKRKTIRDAAVEEFTRVPFEKASINKIIQAAGISRGSFYTYFEDKRDVLRYIFEDAAENFQNSWVDCAEKNNGNLWKTAETFLQYSISNTKENVLQLIKNIADSETMFGATHQLCQENSKSQQELQEMMYRAIDTSDFKDQSMETFGKLVSMIFLELAHCMGWYYHHREDEEKIKKIFLEKLEILQYGIRKQSLQS, from the coding sequence ATGCCAACGGAACGGTTTTATAATCTTCCGGCAGGAAAAAGGAAAACCATCCGCGATGCAGCGGTGGAGGAATTTACAAGAGTGCCGTTTGAAAAGGCCTCTATTAATAAAATAATCCAGGCCGCTGGAATATCAAGAGGAAGCTTTTATACTTATTTTGAAGATAAGCGTGATGTTCTTAGATATATTTTCGAAGATGCTGCTGAAAATTTTCAGAATAGCTGGGTAGATTGCGCGGAAAAAAATAATGGTAATTTATGGAAAACGGCCGAAACATTTTTGCAATACAGCATATCCAATACAAAGGAAAATGTTCTGCAGCTGATTAAGAACATTGCCGACAGTGAGACAATGTTTGGTGCGACCCATCAGCTATGCCAGGAAAATTCCAAAAGCCAGCAAGAGCTGCAGGAGATGATGTACCGTGCCATCGATACTTCTGATTTTAAAGATCAGAGTATGGAAACCTTTGGGAAACTGGTATCCATGATTTTCTTGGAACTTGCTCATTGTATGGGCTGGTACTACCATCATCGGGAAGATGAAGAAAAAATTAAGAAAATTTTCCTGGAAAAATTAGAAATTCTGCAATATGGAATTCGTAAACAATCATTACAATCTTAA
- a CDS encoding GntR family transcriptional regulator: MSNDLKVNMNEYLPLRDVVFNTLRQAILKGELAPGERLMEIQLADRLGVSRTPIREAIRKLELEGLVLMIPRKGAEVAKISEKSLRDVLEVRRSLEELAIELACQRMTPEAVEELEKKQEEFKEAVEQGNPMEIAETDEAYHDVIYKGTCNDRLVQMINNLREQMYRYRLEYIKDEDKRQILLLEHDNILKAVRQRKVQEAKEAMREHIDNQEITVSKNIKEQE; this comes from the coding sequence ATGAGCAATGATTTAAAGGTAAATATGAATGAATATCTGCCCCTTCGGGACGTGGTATTTAACACGCTGCGCCAGGCGATTTTAAAAGGGGAACTGGCACCGGGAGAGCGCCTTATGGAGATCCAGCTTGCGGATCGTCTTGGAGTCAGCCGTACGCCTATCCGGGAAGCCATCCGGAAACTGGAACTGGAAGGGCTTGTACTAATGATACCCAGAAAGGGAGCCGAGGTTGCTAAGATTTCAGAGAAGAGCTTAAGAGATGTATTGGAGGTCCGCAGATCCTTAGAGGAGCTGGCGATTGAACTGGCCTGCCAGCGTATGACCCCGGAAGCCGTAGAGGAGCTTGAAAAAAAGCAGGAAGAATTTAAAGAGGCCGTGGAACAAGGCAATCCCATGGAGATTGCGGAGACGGATGAAGCTTATCATGATGTGATTTATAAAGGCACATGCAATGACAGGCTGGTGCAGATGATCAACAATCTAAGAGAGCAGATGTACCGTTACCGTCTGGAATACATTAAGGATGAGGATAAACGCCAGATTCTTTTGCTGGAACATGACAATATATTGAAGGCGGTCAGACAGCGGAAGGTTCAGGAAGCAAAAGAAGCAATGCGGGAGCATATTGATAACCAGGAGATCACAGTATCAAAGAATATCAAGGAACAGGAATAA
- the ispE gene encoding 4-(cytidine 5'-diphospho)-2-C-methyl-D-erythritol kinase, whose amino-acid sequence MIRHLGLKAYGKVNLGLDVLRKQEDGYHEVRMIMQTVGLYDKIDIYLKETPGIEVVTNLYYLPVNENNLVYKAARLLMEEFHIIHGIRIHLNKFIPVSAGMAGGSSDAATVLFGVNKMFQLGLTREELMERGVKIGADVPYCLMRGTALSEGIGEILTPLPDMPQCQVLIAKPGVSVSTKFVYEHLDLPGLRKEDHPDIDGMIEAIGNRNIYQVSERLGNVLETVTIPEYPVIAQIKDKMKELGAVNALMSGSGPTVFGIFTSPRAAERAYEELRYGEAKSLAKQVYLTNFYNTREVTNEQ is encoded by the coding sequence ATGATAAGACATCTGGGATTAAAAGCATATGGTAAGGTTAATCTGGGACTTGATGTTTTAAGAAAACAGGAAGACGGATACCATGAGGTACGAATGATCATGCAGACCGTAGGCCTTTATGATAAGATTGATATTTACTTAAAAGAGACCCCGGGAATTGAGGTAGTGACAAATCTCTATTATCTTCCAGTGAATGAAAACAACCTGGTTTATAAAGCAGCCAGGCTTTTGATGGAGGAGTTTCATATTATTCACGGAATCCGCATTCATTTAAATAAATTCATACCGGTTTCTGCAGGCATGGCCGGCGGCAGCAGCGATGCGGCAACGGTACTGTTCGGAGTGAACAAGATGTTCCAGCTAGGCCTGACAAGAGAAGAACTGATGGAACGGGGGGTGAAGATCGGAGCAGACGTTCCCTATTGTTTGATGAGAGGAACAGCACTGAGTGAAGGAATCGGGGAAATTTTAACGCCTCTTCCCGATATGCCCCAGTGTCAGGTGCTCATAGCAAAGCCTGGGGTCAGCGTATCCACGAAGTTCGTTTATGAGCATCTGGATTTGCCCGGTTTACGAAAAGAAGACCATCCGGATATTGACGGCATGATCGAAGCCATTGGGAACCGCAACATATACCAGGTGTCAGAGCGCCTGGGAAATGTGCTTGAAACAGTTACGATTCCAGAATATCCGGTGATTGCACAGATTAAAGACAAAATGAAAGAATTGGGAGCTGTGAACGCCTTAATGAGCGGAAGCGGCCCTACGGTTTTTGGCATATTTACAAGCCCCAGAGCCGCAGAAAGGGCTTATGAGGAATTGAGGTATGGCGAGGCCAAGAGCCTTGCAAAGCAGGTTTATCTAACGAATTTTTACAATACCAGGGAGGTTACAAATGAGCAATGA
- a CDS encoding D-ribose ABC transporter substrate-binding protein, translating to MKKFKKVAALVTVMALGASAVVGCSAGGGEKKEGGSPAGSAQTVGFSVSTLNNPFFVTLSDGAKNAAKEKGIQLTVVDAGDDSAKQISDIEDLISKNIKVLIVNPVDSDAVASAVESATKKGIKVIAVDRAVNGAEVECQIASDNVAGARMAAEYLKELVGEGAKVAELEGVPGASAAIDRGQGFHEVADKDLKVVSSQTANFNRAEGLSVMENILQADGDIKGVFAHNDEMALGAVEAIASTGKDIKVVGFDATDDARKAVEDGTMAATVAQQPELMGKTAVETAISIMEGKSVEKSIPVEVTLIKK from the coding sequence ATGAAAAAATTTAAAAAAGTAGCAGCATTGGTAACTGTTATGGCCTTAGGGGCAAGTGCGGTAGTTGGATGCAGCGCGGGCGGCGGTGAGAAGAAAGAAGGAGGCAGTCCTGCAGGCAGTGCCCAGACGGTCGGATTTTCTGTTTCAACGCTTAATAATCCATTTTTCGTGACATTATCAGACGGAGCCAAAAATGCTGCGAAAGAGAAAGGAATCCAGCTTACAGTAGTAGATGCAGGAGATGACAGCGCAAAGCAGATCAGCGATATTGAAGATTTAATATCAAAAAATATTAAAGTTCTGATTGTCAATCCGGTGGATTCCGATGCGGTAGCATCAGCGGTAGAATCAGCCACGAAAAAGGGAATTAAAGTCATTGCAGTTGACCGTGCGGTAAATGGAGCCGAGGTAGAGTGCCAGATTGCCTCTGATAATGTAGCCGGTGCAAGAATGGCGGCAGAATATTTAAAAGAGCTGGTTGGCGAAGGAGCAAAAGTTGCTGAACTGGAAGGTGTACCGGGAGCATCTGCTGCCATTGACCGCGGACAGGGATTCCACGAAGTAGCTGACAAAGATTTAAAAGTGGTTTCCAGCCAGACAGCCAATTTTAACAGAGCGGAAGGCTTATCTGTTATGGAAAATATCCTGCAGGCTGACGGTGATATAAAAGGAGTGTTTGCGCACAATGATGAGATGGCATTAGGGGCTGTAGAAGCAATTGCATCAACCGGAAAAGATATCAAGGTAGTTGGCTTTGACGCTACGGATGATGCGAGAAAAGCGGTGGAAGACGGTACAATGGCAGCGACAGTCGCACAGCAGCCGGAACTGATGGGAAAGACAGCTGTTGAAACTGCTATATCAATCATGGAAGGGAAAAGTGTTGAGAAGTCCATACCGGTGGAAGTTACGCTGATTAAGAAATAA